One segment of Panicum virgatum strain AP13 chromosome 1K, P.virgatum_v5, whole genome shotgun sequence DNA contains the following:
- the LOC120703228 gene encoding uncharacterized protein LOC120703228 encodes MPDAEELEAARRLASLALAELSRHDKSFSTSPPCAGLPALLRHCLGLLPLLNAGDPRLAARCCCGLLAFLGAIISRNPSPSLLPSLEVVVESLAFSDRLRTYLAMADCAAPEGSRIFKALPCQGEHHVTLELVCCHFISSLQDEGSLQDEGGFEVFLSALSCSWNKSLGNPEISFQGALRLIHMTCLFPLPVVVQAHLLMLASRCFSDQNLDLHLHAFEHAMDLYVRYLPALDVFNRTNGKKIPWSSSVNQRPFSCFIKDATDQKLRSQIAGLLSFCQLHSGDDLPTNESDIDRLIEENQHILHEKFRQESIVVLKDILSNIMCCANQEEVLASDTEVSDGIICLAAVLRLMGSSLLHILHCFSQMRSASDKTNVITLCMEYNVICKIICLLGQHEANELHRYNLLDIIGMPVDRERASVLMLAHFATLSICCVRRRVGFLWKGCVVMMIMSINLIAEEEGLGTFQLSTDVSKESAVFCNTEERTLEVSGRAKALASQYVTIHKVHKGRHVDGDGSSLGAPQKCESSIRKVDGQAFLECHPEYSADWNDLTDFIECEDGKNYSNTLIQQRKFKKFKYEKWCSTRQHNLESTVNILGLKWRS; translated from the exons ATGCCCGACGCCGAAGAGCTGGAAGCCGCCCGGCGCTTGGCGTCCCTTGCTTTAGCAGAGCTCTCCCGGCACGATAAGTCATTTTCGACGTCCCCGCCTTGCGCCGGCCTTCCGGCTCTCCTCCGCCACTGCCTCGGGTTGCTGCCCCTTCTCAACGCCGGCGACCCAAGGCTAGCCGCTCGATGCTGCTGCGGCCTCCTCGCCTTCCTCGGCGCCATCATCTCCCGCAACCcgtccccctccctcctcccctctctcGAG GTGGTCGTTGAAAGCCTTGCTTTTAGTGATCGATTGAGGACTTACTTGGCCATGGCTGACTGTGCTGCACCAGAAGGGTCAAGAATCTTTAAGGCCCTGCCATGCCAGGGTGAGCATCACGTCACGCTGGAGCTTGTGTGCTGCCATTTCATTTCATCATTGCAGGATGAGGGATCATTGCAGGATGAGGGAGGATTTGAGGTGTTTCTGAGTGCACTTTCTTGTTCATGGAACAAGTCGCTGGGGAATCCAGAAATTAGCTTTCAGGGGGCTCTTCGGCTGATTCACATGACCTGCTTGTTCCCTTTGCCGGTTGTTGTCCAAGCACATCTTTTAATGCTGGCTTCAAGATGCTTCAGTGATCAAAATCTGGACTTGCATTTGCATGCATTTGAGCATGCCATGGATCTTTATGTGAGATATTTACCGGCATTGGATGTTTTCAATAGAACTAATGGTAAGAAAATCCCATGGAGTTCTTCTGTCAACCAAAGACCTTTCAGTTGTTTTATCAAAGATGCCACTGATCAGAAACTCAGAAGTCAGATCGCTGGGCTTCTTTCGTTTTGCCAATTGCACTCTGGTGATGACCTGCCCACCAATGAGAGTGACATTGATCGCCTAATTGAAGAGAACCAGCATATCCTCCATGAAAAGTTCAGGCAAGAATCTATTGTGGTTTTGAAGGACATATTGTCAAACATCATGTGCTGTGCAAACCAAGAGGAGGTGCTTGCATCTGATACTGAAGTATCAGATGGGATCatttgccttgctgcagtactTAGGTTAATGGGTTCCTCACTTCTACACATCCTGCACTGTTTCAGTCAAATGAGGTCTGCCAGTGACAAAACAAATGTTATAACCCTCTGCATGGAATACAATGTTATATGTAAAATTATATGTTTGCTTGGGCAGCATGAAGCAAATGAGCTTCATAGATACAACTTACTTGATATTATTGGGATGCCTGTGGACAGGGAAAGAGCCTCAGTGCTAATGTTGGCTCATTTTGCTACCTTATCAATTTGTTGCGTAAGAAGAAGGGTTGGCTTTCTGTGGAAAGGTTGCGTTGTCATGATGATAATGTCGATAAATCTTATTGCTGAAGAGGAAGGTCTGGGTACATTTCAGCTCTCTACTGATGTTTCAAAAGAATCTGCAGTTTTCTGCAATACTGAAGAGAGAACCTTAGAG GTATCTGGACGTGCTAAAGCGTTAGCATCACAATATGTAACCATACACAAAGTTCATAAAGGCAGGCACGTTGATGGAGATGGAAGCAG TTTGGGCGCCCCTCAGAAGTGTGAGTCCAGCATACGAAAGGTTGATGGTCAGGCCTTTTTGGAGTGTCACCCAGAATATTCGGCAGACTGGAATGATCTAACGGATTTTATTGAATGTGAAGATGGCAAGAATTATTCAAATACCTTGATCCAACAAAGGAAGTTTAAGAAATTTAAGTATGAGAAATGGTGCAGCACGAGACAACATAACTTGGAATCTACAGTGAACATTTTGGGATTGAAGTGGCGTAGCTAA